The Hyperthermus butylicus DSM 5456 genome includes a region encoding these proteins:
- a CDS encoding ABC transporter permease encodes MKLLRVRILARKEYLEFIRDRRTIVLMAVSAFLLPLLGVLVTGLKTQQEALVAIVDCDNGSYSLQLTSLLVKTFNSTPGFRVERILGNGSCSPVEGAVLTIIVPRGFTENMSSIDKPGYVFLYKLVGSTAAEDATSIARYVVYQFSRLVAEHRVELLAEQAGISVDPKYVLDPVRVASKTVTVEGRPATEAQERQAMVARFLAFSVFFVLNPAAVAVADSIARERELGTGELLAVSPITRWELVLGKTVGGLVVASIAAGLDLAAALAYIEFSGALVGFEMAWFHALQVVLAVLVTAAITMLVTLLIPGRRAATMVASLVTGAATLIFFATLFVDLTSLPPIIKVALYAIPYTHTALAILSYALGDTITAFLHTMLITGLTVVAIYAAASLYRPDRLVKRW; translated from the coding sequence TTGAAGCTGCTACGTGTGCGCATACTTGCAAGGAAGGAGTATCTAGAGTTTATACGCGATCGACGCACAATAGTGTTAATGGCTGTTTCAGCGTTCCTCCTACCGCTCCTAGGCGTGCTTGTAACAGGACTTAAAACACAACAGGAAGCACTCGTAGCGATAGTTGACTGCGATAATGGCAGTTATTCTCTACAGTTAACAAGCCTTCTTGTCAAGACCTTCAACTCCACGCCTGGCTTTAGGGTTGAACGCATACTCGGTAACGGTTCATGTAGTCCTGTAGAGGGGGCAGTGTTAACCATAATTGTGCCGCGAGGGTTCACAGAGAATATGTCATCCATCGACAAGCCGGGCTACGTGTTTCTCTATAAGCTCGTTGGCAGTACAGCTGCAGAAGATGCTACCTCCATAGCCAGGTACGTGGTATACCAGTTTTCGAGGCTCGTTGCTGAGCATCGTGTAGAGCTACTGGCGGAACAGGCAGGTATAAGCGTAGATCCCAAATATGTACTTGATCCGGTGCGCGTCGCCTCCAAGACCGTGACTGTCGAGGGTAGGCCAGCAACTGAGGCTCAGGAGAGACAGGCTATGGTTGCTCGGTTCTTGGCATTCTCTGTCTTCTTCGTGCTGAATCCGGCTGCCGTTGCAGTTGCAGACTCTATTGCTAGGGAGCGAGAGCTGGGCACCGGGGAGCTGTTAGCTGTCTCTCCCATAACAAGGTGGGAGCTCGTACTTGGAAAGACCGTTGGAGGGCTAGTTGTTGCAAGTATTGCTGCTGGCCTCGACCTGGCAGCTGCACTAGCCTACATAGAGTTCTCCGGAGCACTAGTAGGATTTGAAATGGCTTGGTTCCACGCGCTACAGGTTGTGCTGGCCGTACTGGTTACAGCCGCTATAACAATGCTTGTCACGCTACTAATACCTGGACGGCGCGCCGCCACCATGGTTGCTAGCCTCGTAACCGGTGCCGCGACACTAATCTTCTTTGCAACCCTCTTCGTAGACCTTACCTCACTTCCCCCCATTATCAAGGTCGCACTCTACGCGATACCCTACACTCATACAGCACTAGCAATACTATCATACGCGCTAGGCGACACTATTACGGCATTCCTTCACACAATGCTCATCACTGGATTAACAGTCGTCGCCATCTATGCCGCAGCGTCGCTATATAGGCCAGATAGGCTTGTTAAGAGATGGTAG
- a CDS encoding FkbM family methyltransferase, whose amino-acid sequence MSQTEPMSDREYIAWLAENSKGCIDEHSIAQLIEAVEAGGICCTELTVIVKGARLAVPCSQLPEAWANILHIFCFNDYQLGTTVKIKPGSTIVDIGAYLGFFTIRAAQLVNRQGLFIVVEPNHHARSILYRNLQFNQLQSVARVDPRAVSICDGCLARLYVPPYWANASLETSYLKQLGWSSPSYIISTRTVRLATLLREHGLSQIDLMKIDVEGHEEKIIQDAAKMGILNPELIKQIVVEVHGRKIAEKIEAILANSDYETHIISLSQYNSLQEIVIAMPK is encoded by the coding sequence TTGAGCCAAACAGAACCTATGAGTGACAGGGAATACATTGCCTGGCTCGCAGAAAACTCTAAAGGATGCATAGACGAGCACAGTATAGCTCAGCTCATTGAGGCAGTAGAGGCCGGCGGGATATGCTGCACTGAGCTGACGGTAATAGTGAAGGGTGCCAGGCTTGCAGTACCATGCAGCCAGCTCCCCGAGGCCTGGGCAAATATACTCCACATATTCTGCTTTAACGACTACCAGCTCGGGACAACGGTTAAAATAAAACCTGGCTCCACCATAGTGGACATAGGCGCATATCTAGGCTTCTTCACTATTCGTGCAGCTCAACTCGTAAACAGGCAAGGTCTGTTTATAGTGGTTGAGCCAAACCACCACGCGCGCAGCATACTATACCGAAATCTCCAGTTCAACCAGCTCCAGAGCGTGGCCCGCGTAGATCCTAGAGCAGTATCAATCTGCGATGGATGCCTAGCACGCCTTTACGTTCCCCCATACTGGGCAAATGCATCGCTTGAAACAAGCTATCTGAAACAGCTAGGATGGAGCAGTCCGTCATACATCATTTCAACGAGAACAGTACGTCTGGCGACTCTACTCAGGGAACATGGGCTAAGCCAGATTGACCTAATGAAGATTGATGTTGAAGGCCATGAAGAGAAAATAATTCAGGATGCTGCAAAAATGGGAATACTAAATCCTGAACTAATTAAACAGATTGTAGTAGAGGTACATGGTAGGAAAATAGCTGAGAAAATAGAAGCAATACTAGCAAACAGCGACTATGAAACACACATAATCAGCTTATCCCAATACAATTCACTGCAAGAAATTGTAATAGCAATGCCAAAGTAG